In Bacillus cytotoxicus NVH 391-98, the following are encoded in one genomic region:
- a CDS encoding DUF4025 domain-containing protein has translation MPKQQNQKIKGMNESYTSQTNEEVDSVIQEQISDTVAEGTIDAKLQKQSNEAQ, from the coding sequence ATGCCAAAACAACAAAATCAAAAGATAAAAGGTATGAATGAAAGCTATACTTCTCAAACAAATGAAGAAGTTGATTCTGTTATTCAAGAACAAATTAGCGATACGGTAGCTGAAGGAACAATCGATGCGAAACTTCAGAAACAATCAAATGAAGCACAGTAA
- a CDS encoding LTA synthase family protein — MLQHLFPKLRFALVAVVLLWIKTYIVYKLAFDIKIDNFFEEIMLLFNPLASLLLFFGFALLASKYRNRLIIGISFIFSFILFGNAMFYGFYNDFVTFPVLFQTNNMADLGTSIKELFTYKTLLLFADVIILMFLSRKFPKFCNTTPLSKTEKRTFFGSITALLALQLIVSIIYKPQLFSRSFDRQTVVKNLGLYTYHVFDITLQSKNSAERVFASGDGFSEIKNYVDTKDAGFDKELFGIAKGKNVILISMESTQNFVINKKINGKEITPFLNRFITDSYYFDNFYHQTGQGKTSDAEFIVENSLYPLDRGSVFFTHATNEYTATPEQLKKYGYYSAVFHSNDKTFWNRDIMYPALGYDRYFHLNDYVGTEQMSVGWGLKDKEFFEQSISKLKSLPQPFYTKFITLTNHFPFLLNPEDQYISEYHSESGVLNRYFPTVRYTDEAIKLFINRLKEEGLYDNSIIVIYGDHYGISENHNAAMAHFLGRDAITPFDSMQLQRVPLIIHIPGQKGKVISKVSGQIDLKPTLLHLLGIKTKKSIEFGTDLFLNNTNPLMIMRDGSFVTNDYIYTKNICYKKSTGEPTDLSFCQPYLEKAKTELNYSDKIIYGDLLRFDSNNQYKTGTMTTQFE; from the coding sequence ATGCTGCAACACTTGTTTCCAAAATTACGATTTGCGCTTGTCGCAGTCGTTTTATTATGGATAAAAACATATATTGTGTACAAGCTAGCTTTCGATATTAAAATTGATAATTTCTTTGAAGAAATCATGCTCTTGTTCAACCCGCTAGCTTCTTTACTATTATTCTTTGGGTTTGCACTGCTTGCATCGAAATATCGAAATCGACTTATTATTGGAATCAGCTTTATTTTTTCCTTTATTTTATTTGGGAATGCAATGTTTTACGGGTTTTATAATGATTTTGTTACATTTCCTGTTTTATTCCAAACGAATAATATGGCTGATTTAGGAACAAGTATTAAAGAACTCTTTACGTATAAAACATTACTTTTATTTGCAGATGTAATCATCTTAATGTTTCTTTCACGTAAGTTTCCGAAGTTTTGCAATACAACACCGTTATCAAAAACAGAAAAGAGAACCTTTTTCGGTAGTATTACAGCTTTATTAGCATTACAGCTCATTGTATCTATCATTTATAAACCACAGTTGTTCTCAAGATCTTTTGATCGACAAACAGTCGTTAAAAATTTAGGATTATACACATATCATGTATTTGATATTACACTTCAATCGAAAAATTCTGCCGAGCGTGTATTTGCGAGCGGAGATGGCTTTTCTGAAATTAAAAACTATGTAGACACAAAAGATGCAGGATTTGATAAAGAATTGTTCGGTATCGCAAAAGGAAAAAATGTCATTTTAATTTCCATGGAGTCTACGCAAAATTTTGTTATTAACAAAAAAATTAACGGGAAAGAAATTACTCCGTTTTTAAATCGTTTCATCACAGATAGTTACTATTTTGATAACTTTTATCATCAAACTGGACAAGGTAAAACATCGGATGCAGAATTTATCGTTGAGAATTCACTTTATCCATTAGATCGTGGTTCTGTCTTCTTTACTCATGCGACAAATGAGTATACAGCAACTCCAGAACAACTAAAAAAATATGGTTATTATTCTGCTGTCTTCCATTCAAATGATAAAACATTTTGGAATCGTGACATCATGTATCCAGCGCTTGGATACGATCGTTATTTTCATTTAAATGATTATGTAGGAACGGAACAAATGTCTGTCGGTTGGGGATTAAAAGATAAGGAATTCTTTGAACAATCTATTTCAAAGTTAAAATCTTTACCGCAGCCTTTTTATACGAAATTTATTACTCTTACAAATCATTTTCCGTTTCTTTTAAATCCAGAAGACCAATATATTAGTGAATATCATTCTGAAAGCGGTGTTCTCAATCGTTATTTCCCAACCGTTCGTTATACGGATGAAGCTATTAAACTATTTATTAATCGTTTAAAAGAAGAAGGACTATATGATAATTCTATTATTGTCATTTATGGAGATCATTATGGCATTTCAGAAAATCATAATGCAGCAATGGCTCATTTCCTTGGAAGGGATGCTATCACACCTTTTGATTCTATGCAATTGCAACGTGTCCCACTCATTATTCATATACCAGGCCAAAAAGGAAAAGTAATTTCTAAAGTTTCAGGTCAGATTGATTTAAAACCAACTTTACTACATTTACTTGGTATAAAAACAAAGAAATCAATCGAATTTGGTACCGATTTATTTCTAAACAACACAAATCCACTTATGATTATGCGGGACGGTAGTTTTGTAACAAATGACTACATTTATACAAAAAATATATGCTACAAAAAAAGCACTGGTGAACCGACTGATCTCTCATTTTGTCAGCCATATCTTGAAAAAGCAAAAACAGAATTAAATTACTCAGATAAGATCATTTATGGTGACTTACTACGCTTTGATTCTAATAATCAATATAAAACAGGAACTATGACGACACAATTTGAATAA
- a CDS encoding DUF3888 domain-containing protein — translation MKKIIYFVLCSICIVCSFPRSAAAQYDAPLLEDALYSVLFPQINAAMEKHYGKLKPYDCPKIVSLKKLYSGTYVFQAVIEVTKYEPGTGGEKVPPFEKVNVTFNNEEGEWNVTKVEVKRLSDHTKINCKK, via the coding sequence ATGAAAAAAATAATTTATTTCGTACTATGTAGTATCTGCATTGTATGTTCTTTTCCTAGATCAGCTGCGGCTCAATACGATGCTCCTTTGCTGGAAGATGCTCTTTACTCAGTATTGTTTCCACAAATAAACGCTGCAATGGAAAAGCATTATGGAAAATTAAAGCCGTATGATTGCCCGAAAATCGTTAGCTTAAAAAAACTTTATAGCGGTACATATGTATTTCAAGCAGTCATTGAAGTAACGAAATATGAACCAGGCACAGGGGGAGAAAAAGTGCCTCCTTTTGAGAAAGTTAACGTCACTTTTAATAATGAAGAAGGGGAGTGGAACGTAACAAAGGTGGAGGTAAAGCGTTTATCAGATCATACAAAAATAAATTGTAAAAAATAG
- the hisF gene encoding imidazole glycerol phosphate synthase subunit HisF — protein sequence MLAKRIIPCLDVKAGRVVKGVNFIGLQDIGDPVEIAALYNQAGADEIVFLDITATYEERKTIVDVVEKTASKVFIPLTVGGGISTVKDIYTLLRAGADKVSLNSAAVKNPLFIQEGAEHFGSQCIVVAIDARKVEEDKWHVYVNGGRTDTGIDAVHWAKQVAELGAGEILLTSMDADGTKDGYNLRLTDIISANVSIPVIASGGCGSANHIVEVFAHTSVNAALAASIFHYGECTVQEVKQKLQYAGIEVRI from the coding sequence ATGTTAGCAAAGCGAATTATTCCCTGCTTAGATGTGAAAGCGGGCCGCGTTGTGAAGGGAGTCAATTTTATCGGATTACAAGATATAGGAGACCCTGTTGAAATAGCTGCTTTGTATAATCAAGCGGGTGCAGATGAAATTGTTTTTTTAGATATTACAGCCACATATGAAGAGAGAAAAACAATTGTGGATGTTGTTGAAAAAACAGCTTCGAAAGTGTTTATTCCATTAACAGTTGGAGGCGGTATTTCTACAGTTAAAGATATATATACATTGTTAAGAGCAGGTGCTGATAAAGTTTCACTGAATTCAGCCGCTGTGAAAAATCCATTATTCATTCAAGAAGGAGCAGAGCACTTTGGTTCCCAATGTATTGTCGTCGCAATTGATGCAAGAAAAGTAGAAGAAGACAAATGGCACGTATATGTAAACGGTGGAAGAACGGATACAGGAATTGATGCGGTTCATTGGGCGAAACAAGTGGCTGAACTTGGGGCAGGGGAAATTTTATTAACAAGCATGGATGCCGATGGAACGAAAGATGGGTATAATCTTCGTTTAACAGACATCATTTCTGCAAATGTCTCCATACCTGTTATTGCTTCAGGTGGATGTGGAAGTGCTAATCATATTGTTGAAGTATTTGCGCATACATCTGTAAATGCAGCGCTAGCAGCATCCATTTTTCATTATGGAGAATGCACAGTACAGGAAGTAAAACAAAAATTACAATATGCAGGTATTGAGGTGAGAATATGA
- the hisH gene encoding imidazole glycerol phosphate synthase subunit HisH, translating to MIAIIDYGMGNIRSIEQALTSIGVEHLVTDRQREIVKSDGVILPGVGAFPKAMEALEAKKLVTVLQECGKTGKPLLGICLGMQLLFEKSEEMKSSNGLGLLPGVVRKLQVPYKIPHMGWNRLTKTKEMPIWNRVADGSFVYYVHSYYAECPNDMICGTSEYGISVPGLVAKGNIFGAQFHPEKSGEIGIQMLANFKGVVKQWKSSQLSI from the coding sequence TTGATTGCAATTATAGACTATGGCATGGGAAATATTCGGAGTATAGAACAAGCATTAACATCTATTGGAGTGGAACATCTTGTGACGGATCGTCAACGAGAAATTGTAAAAAGCGATGGTGTTATTTTACCGGGTGTAGGTGCGTTTCCGAAAGCAATGGAAGCTTTAGAGGCAAAAAAACTAGTAACTGTATTACAAGAATGCGGAAAGACAGGAAAACCGCTTCTTGGCATTTGTTTAGGAATGCAGTTACTGTTTGAAAAGAGTGAAGAAATGAAAAGTTCCAATGGTCTAGGTTTGTTACCAGGGGTAGTTCGTAAGCTACAAGTTCCGTATAAAATTCCGCATATGGGATGGAATCGGTTAACAAAAACGAAAGAAATGCCAATTTGGAATAGAGTAGCAGATGGTTCGTTTGTGTATTATGTTCATTCTTATTATGCTGAATGTCCAAATGATATGATTTGTGGTACGAGTGAATATGGAATTTCTGTTCCAGGGCTTGTTGCAAAAGGAAATATATTTGGAGCGCAATTTCATCCTGAAAAGAGTGGGGAAATCGGAATACAAATGCTTGCAAATTTCAAAGGAGTGGTGAAACAATGGAAATCCTCCCAGCTATCGATTTAA
- a CDS encoding NAD(P)-dependent oxidoreductase, whose product MAKILVAGKVPEIGLQLLKEHDVEMYDGEELISAQELTKRVQDKDALLSLLSTKVTKEVIDAAPNLKIVANYGAGYDNIAYEYAAEKGILVTNTPKVSTEATAELTFALLLAAARRIPEGDTLCRTTGFNGWAPLFFLGREVYGKTIGIIGLGEIGKAVAKRAKAFGMNVLYTGPNRKQEAERELDATYVSLEQLLQTADFITINCSYNKSLHHMIDEEQFKMMKKTAYLINAARGPIINELALVHALERNEIEGAALDVFEFEPKITEQLKGLKNVVLTPHVGNATFETRDAMAEMTVRNILAVLKGEEALTPVNSKILVTK is encoded by the coding sequence TTGGCAAAAATATTAGTAGCAGGTAAAGTTCCAGAAATCGGATTACAATTATTAAAAGAACATGATGTAGAAATGTATGATGGAGAAGAATTAATCTCTGCCCAGGAATTAACAAAGCGTGTCCAAGATAAAGATGCTTTATTAAGTTTGTTGTCTACGAAAGTGACAAAAGAGGTCATTGATGCAGCGCCGAATTTAAAAATTGTAGCAAACTACGGTGCTGGATACGACAATATCGCTTATGAATATGCAGCGGAAAAGGGGATTCTTGTTACGAACACGCCGAAAGTGTCTACAGAAGCGACAGCAGAATTAACATTTGCACTTTTACTAGCAGCAGCAAGAAGAATTCCAGAAGGTGATACGTTATGCCGTACAACAGGATTTAATGGCTGGGCTCCACTATTCTTTCTCGGAAGAGAAGTATATGGGAAAACAATTGGAATTATCGGTCTTGGAGAAATTGGAAAAGCGGTTGCGAAACGCGCAAAAGCATTTGGCATGAATGTGCTTTATACAGGACCAAATCGAAAACAAGAAGCTGAGCGAGAATTAGATGCTACATATGTATCGCTAGAACAATTATTACAAACAGCAGACTTTATTACAATTAACTGTTCGTATAACAAAAGTTTGCACCACATGATAGATGAAGAACAATTTAAAATGATGAAAAAAACGGCGTATCTTATTAATGCAGCTCGAGGTCCAATTATAAATGAGTTAGCGCTTGTTCATGCATTAGAAAGAAATGAGATTGAAGGAGCAGCTCTTGATGTATTTGAATTTGAACCGAAAATTACAGAGCAATTAAAAGGACTAAAAAACGTTGTTCTTACTCCTCATGTTGGAAATGCAACATTTGAAACAAGAGACGCTATGGCGGAAATGACAGTGCGAAATATTTTAGCTGTATTAAAAGGAGAAGAAGCACTAACACCTGTAAATTCAAAAATATTGGTAACAAAATAA
- the pssA gene encoding CDP-diacylglycerol--serine O-phosphatidyltransferase — translation MYRAAIPNLFTLGNLYSGFLSIGYASLGYYKSAAILVLIGMMLDSLDGRIARLLRVDSQLGKELDSLADVVTFGAAPAVLMYYTSFSNYGIIGLYIAGLFPLFGAYRLARFNVTPSSTSMKYFTGVPITAAGGLVAFLTLFSHTIPKIVLITVFVTFAFLMVSRIRIPSLKDVPIPRYSIIITLFLIGIIYTMYKTSFGNISVFLFIAIPLYILYMLSQFIRQRPSHKKKANKTK, via the coding sequence TTGTATAGGGCAGCAATTCCAAACTTATTTACGCTCGGAAATTTATATAGTGGATTTTTGTCAATCGGCTATGCATCTTTAGGTTATTATAAATCAGCTGCTATTTTAGTACTCATCGGGATGATGCTAGATAGTCTTGATGGTCGAATTGCTCGTTTATTACGTGTCGATTCACAACTCGGAAAAGAACTTGATTCATTAGCAGATGTTGTGACATTTGGGGCTGCACCTGCTGTTTTAATGTACTATACATCTTTTTCAAATTATGGGATTATCGGACTATACATAGCTGGGCTATTTCCTCTTTTCGGAGCATATCGTTTAGCTCGATTTAACGTGACACCATCATCTACCTCTATGAAGTATTTCACTGGTGTTCCAATTACTGCTGCGGGAGGACTTGTTGCTTTCTTAACATTGTTCTCGCATACCATTCCTAAAATTGTTCTTATTACAGTATTTGTAACGTTTGCATTTTTAATGGTGAGCCGCATTCGTATCCCAAGTCTTAAAGATGTACCAATTCCGCGCTATAGTATCATTATTACATTATTTTTAATTGGTATTATTTATACAATGTATAAAACAAGCTTTGGTAATATTTCTGTTTTTCTATTTATTGCCATCCCTCTTTATATTTTGTATATGTTATCCCAATTTATTCGACAGAGACCGTCTCATAAAAAAAAAGCTAACAAAACAAAATAA
- the hisI gene encoding phosphoribosyl-AMP cyclohydrolase, protein MRPNFSKGLLPAIVINEETKEVLMLAYMNEEAYEKTLKTKKTWFYSRSRQTLWNKGATSGHVQHVKSLYLDCDQDAIVITVNQVGVACHTGEKTCFHHKII, encoded by the coding sequence ATGAGACCTAATTTTTCTAAAGGATTATTACCTGCTATTGTTATAAATGAGGAGACAAAAGAAGTTTTAATGCTAGCTTATATGAATGAAGAGGCATATGAAAAGACGTTAAAAACAAAAAAAACATGGTTTTATTCCCGTTCGCGGCAAACACTTTGGAATAAAGGAGCAACATCGGGCCATGTACAACATGTGAAATCACTTTATTTAGATTGTGATCAAGATGCTATTGTGATAACAGTGAATCAAGTAGGAGTGGCCTGCCATACAGGTGAAAAAACATGTTTTCATCATAAAATAATCTAG
- the hisA gene encoding 1-(5-phosphoribosyl)-5-[(5-phosphoribosylamino)methylideneamino]imidazole-4-carboxamide isomerase, whose amino-acid sequence MEILPAIDLKEGRCVRLYQGEFNKETVVNEHPVAQAMIFEKMGANRLHIVDLDGAVLGKSANLSTIEDICKAVRISVQAGGGIRSLSAVEMLLSIGVEKVILGTAALHNRSFLEEVIRLYGEKIIVGIDAKNGYVATRGWLDMSEISYIELAKQMEAVGVQTIIFTDISKDGTLMGPNFAQLQLLQEEVSLRIIASGGISSLQDVEQLQAMNMYGVIIGKALYEKTMDLQEVLRVTKSC is encoded by the coding sequence ATGGAAATCCTCCCAGCTATCGATTTAAAAGAAGGACGATGTGTTCGGCTTTATCAAGGAGAGTTCAACAAAGAAACAGTTGTGAATGAACATCCAGTTGCACAAGCGATGATATTTGAAAAAATGGGAGCGAACAGGCTACATATTGTTGACTTAGATGGTGCAGTCTTGGGAAAATCAGCAAACTTATCTACCATTGAAGATATATGTAAAGCTGTTCGGATTTCGGTGCAAGCTGGCGGGGGGATTCGATCGCTTTCAGCTGTTGAAATGTTGCTATCAATAGGGGTAGAAAAAGTGATTTTAGGAACAGCTGCTTTGCATAATCGCTCATTTTTAGAAGAAGTAATTCGTCTATATGGAGAGAAGATTATTGTTGGAATTGATGCCAAAAATGGCTATGTGGCGACAAGAGGATGGCTTGATATGTCGGAAATTTCTTACATTGAACTCGCGAAACAAATGGAAGCAGTAGGCGTACAAACAATTATTTTTACTGATATTTCGAAAGATGGAACGCTTATGGGCCCCAATTTTGCGCAACTGCAATTGTTACAAGAAGAAGTATCGCTTCGTATTATCGCTTCAGGCGGCATTTCTTCATTGCAAGATGTAGAACAATTACAGGCAATGAATATGTACGGTGTGATTATTGGAAAAGCGCTGTACGAAAAAACAATGGATCTACAAGAAGTATTGCGGGTGACAAAGTCATGTTAG
- the hisE gene encoding phosphoribosyl-ATP diphosphatase, with protein MEKVLKSLFETIENRKQSPLQGSYTNYLLTKGADKILKKIGEECTEVVIAAKNDNKEEIVKEMVDVLYHCFVLLVAKNISLEEIEKEVRERTGKISKTEERKEIDTL; from the coding sequence ATGGAGAAAGTACTAAAATCATTATTTGAAACGATTGAAAATCGAAAACAAAGCCCGCTGCAGGGTTCATATACAAATTATTTATTAACAAAAGGAGCAGACAAAATTTTAAAGAAAATAGGAGAGGAATGTACGGAAGTTGTCATTGCTGCGAAAAACGATAATAAAGAAGAGATTGTTAAAGAGATGGTGGATGTATTGTATCACTGTTTCGTTTTATTAGTAGCAAAAAATATTTCATTAGAAGAAATTGAAAAAGAAGTGAGAGAAAGAACAGGGAAGATATCAAAGACAGAAGAGCGGAAAGAGATTGATACATTGTAG